From a region of the Arvicanthis niloticus isolate mArvNil1 chromosome 6, mArvNil1.pat.X, whole genome shotgun sequence genome:
- the Slc2a4 gene encoding solute carrier family 2, facilitated glucose transporter member 4: protein MPSGFQQIGSEDGEPPRQRVTGTLVLAVFSAVLGSLQFGYNIGVINAPQKVIEQSYNSTWLGRQGPGGPDSIPQGTLTTLWALSVAIFSVGGMVSSFLVGIISQWLGRKRAMLANNVLAVLGGALMGLANAAASYEILILGRFLIGAYSGLTSGLVPMYVGEIAPTHLRGALGTLNQLAIVTGILVAQVLGLESMLGTATLWPLLLALTVLPAVLQLVLLPFCPESPRYLYIIRNLEGPARKSLKRLTGWADVSDALAELKDEKRKLERERPMSLLQLLGSRTHRQPLIIAVVLQLSQQLSGINAVFYYSTSIFESAGVGQPAYATIGAGVVNTVFTLVSVLLVERAGRRTLHLLGLAGMCGCAILMTVALLLLERVPAMSYVSIVAIFGFVAFFEIGPGPIPWFIVAELFSQGPRPAAMAVAGFSNWTCNFIVGMGFQYVADAMGPYVFLLFAALLLGFFIFTFLKVPETRGRTFDQISAAFRRTPSLLEQEVKPSTELEYLGPDEND from the exons atGCCGTCGGGTTTCCAGCAGATCGGCTCTGAA GATGGGGAACCCCCTCGGCAGCGGGTGACTGGGACGCTGGTCCTGGCTGTGTTCTCAGCTGTGCTTGGCTCCCTTCAATTTGGCTATAACATTGGGGTCATCAACGCCCCACAGAAA gTGATTGAACAAAGCTACAATTCCACGTGGCTGGGTAGGCAGGGTCCTGGGGGACCGGACTCCATCCCACAAGGCACCCTCACTACACTCTGGGCTCTCTCCGTGGCCATCTTCTCTGTGGGCGGCATGGTTTCGTCCTTTCTCGTTGGCATAATTTCTCAGTGGTTGGGAAG GAAAAGGGCTATGTTGGCCAACAATGTCCTGGCCGTGCTGGGGGGCGCCCTCATGGGCCTAGCCAACGCCGCAGCCTCCTACGAGATACTCATTCTCGGACGGTTCCTCATTGGCGCCTACTCAG GGCTAACATCGGGGTTGGTGCCCATGTATGTGGGAGAAATTGCCCCCACTCATCTTCGGGGTGCCTTGGGAACACTCAACCAATTGGCCATCGTCACCGGCATCCTGGTTGCCCAG GTGTTGGGCTTGGAGTCTATGCTGGGCACAGCTACCCTGTGGCCACTGCTTCTGGCTCTCACAGTGCTCCCTGCTGTCCTGCAGCTGGTTCTGTTACCCTTCTGTCCTGAGAGTCCTAGATACCTCTACATCATCCGGAACCTGGAGGGGCCTGCCCGAAAGA GTCTAAAGCGCCTGACAGGCTGGGCTGATGTGTCTGACGCACTGGCAGAGCTGAAGGATGAGAAACGGAAGTTGGAGAGAGAGCGTCCGATGTCCTTGCTCCAGCTCCTGGGCAGCCGCACCCACCGGCAACCTCTGATCATTGCAGTGGTGCTGCAGCTGAGCCAGCAGCTCTCGGGCATCAATGCT GTTTTCTACTATTCAACAAGCATCTTTGAGTCAGCTGGGGTGGGACAGCCAGCCTACGCCACCATAGGAGCTGGTGTGGTCAACACGGTCTTCACGTTGGTCTCG gTGCTCTTAGTAGAACGAGCTGGGCGACGGACACTCCATCTGCTGGGCCTGGCAGGCATGTGTGGCTGTGCCATCTTGATGACTGTggctctgctgctgctg GAACGGGTTCCAGCCATGAGCTATGTCTCCATCGTGGCCATATTTGGCTTTGTGGCCTTCTTTGAGATTGGCCCCGGCCCCATCCCCTGGTTCATTGTGGCTGAGCTCTTCAGCCAGGGACCCCGCCCAGCAGCCATGGCTGTAGCTGGTTTCTCCAACTGGACCTGTAACTTCATCGTTGGCATGGGTTTCCAGTATGTTGCG GATGCTATGGGTCCCTACGTCTTCCTTCTATTTGCTGCCCTCCTGCTTGGCTTCTTCATCTTCACCTTCCTAAAAGTGCCTGAAACCAGAGGCCGGACGTTTGACCAGATCTCAGCAGCCTTCCGACGGACACCTTCCCTCTTAGAGCAGGAGGTGAAACCCAGTACAGAACTTGAATACTTAGGGCCAGATGAGAATGACTGA